The region GAGCTGCAGATCCATGGATTTCCGCTCCAGAATCGGGCGTTTGACCTTGACCATCCGGTCCAGCGCCTTCTGCATGGAAGCTGCCCGGCGGGGGAACGAAACGTTCTGCGGATTCAGCTTTCCCCATTCAATCAGCCTTTTGATACTCTCCTGCATCTGCTTGATCTTCTTCTGCTGCTCCTGATAATCGGCGAACTGCTGAAGGAGCCGTGCTTCCTTCTCTACCTGATAGCCGCTGTAGTTCGTATGGAAGGTGAAAGCCTCCCCGTCTTCAATCTCAATGACCTTCTTCACCACGGCATCCAGGAAATAACGGTCATGGGAGATTGCCAGAACCGTGCCATCATAGCTCTGGAGGAACTTCTCCAGCCACTCGATAGCCTCCATGTCCAGATGGTTGGTCGGCTCATCGAGCAGCAGGATGTCGGGACGGCGCAGCAGCAGCTCGGCCAGCCCTACCTTGGTCTTCTCTCCGCCGGAGAGGGAGGAGAAGCAGCGGTCGTACTGCTCCGTTCCAATCCCCAGTCCTGAGGCTACACGCTGGATCGAGGCTTCCAGCTCATAGCCGCCTGCCGCCTCGAACTTCTCCTGTAGGGTGCCGTATTCCTTAAGCAGCCGGTTCCAGGCCTGCTCGTCTTCGCCCGCACCGGAGGATGACATCTCCTGCTCCAGCTCCCGCAGGCGGCGCTGCCAGCCGAGCTGCTCCGCGAAGCTGCGCTGGAGGACGGCATAGACCGTCTCGCTCTCGTTCACCTCCTGAATCTGGGCAAGCAGGCCGATGACGCTGCCCCGGCGAATGGAGAGCTGCCCTTGGTCCGGGCGTTCTTCCCCGCTGAGCAAGTGGAAGAGGGTGGTTTTGCCGCAGCCGTTGCGGCCGATCAGGCCGATTTTTTCGCCTTGGCGGATATCGAAGGTGACATCGCTCAGGACGAGCTGGGCACCGTGGTATTTTTGGATATTTTGACATGAGATAATCATCGTTAGGCTCCTTTTATTAGAATGCTCTTTGCTCTGCCGCTTCAATTTATCCGAAATATCCGTTTAAAAGCACATAAAAAGGCCGCAGGGAAATTTCCCCACGGCCTGAGAATTCTTCGGGTTAAGACATCCGTTGAAGTGTAGGCGAGAAAGGCATTTCACAATGTTGTAGTGTTATTAAGTTCGTGTAAATGGACAGACTTCTCCCGTTGTCCGATTTTACATGAACGATGCCCGCCATAATATTAATCAGCCGGCTGCTAACACTGTTGGTCCGATTGTGATCCATTCTCCTACACCTCCTTTTTGATAAATTTAAAGCTAGTGTAACCAAAAATCCCGAAATAAGCAAGGGAGAAATGTTCTCTCCAGACATAAAAGTATGGTTCTGCAAGTAGTATGAAGTGTGGCGAAGGGGCGTTGCCCTTATACCGGCTGCGGGAAAAGAGGAGAGCTATGGCGATTTTTAACGGATTACTGGGTAATGCGACCCAGGTTGAGCTGGGAGAGGTGCAGCGGGAATACGGACGGATTCTGGCTCCGAATGAAAAGATTGAGCGCGCCTATAAGCTGGTCCGGGACATGTTTATTTTTACAGACAAGCGGCTGATTCTTGTAGACAAGCAGGGGATGACCGGCAAAAAAACCGAATACCACTCTGTTCCTTACAAAAGCATCACCCATTACTCTGTGGAGACGGCGGGGCATTTCGACCTGGATGCGGAGCTGTGCCTATATATCTCGGGCGCGGGGCTGCCGCTGAAGAAAACCTTCAACAAATCGGTCGATATCTATGAAGTGCAGGCTGTGCTGTCGCAATATATCCTGAAATGAGGGGGGCGCGCAGACAGGGCGTACTAAGGCTGTAGCCTGCTGCAGCTCCATATAACAGACGGACAGAATGGATGCCAGGCCTGGGCCTGCTTCCATTCTGAAATTTGTGCATGGCTCACAAAATAAGCGGCAGCAAATGTACGGTCCTGCGGAAGCCGTTGACAGGGGCTCCGGGCCTGCTGTTAAATGACACTAACTTAAGCGGCAGGGAAGGGAGGCGGAACATGGGGAGAGGACCGGTGACCGGAACGAAGACGATGGTGGTCAGCCCGCATTATCTGGCCTCGGCAGCGGGCGCGCAAGTATTGGCCAAAGGCGGCAACGCCTATGATGCGGCCGTTGCAGTCAGCGCGGCGCTGGCTGTGGTCTACCCGCATATGACCGGGCTCGGCGGCGACGCCTTTTGGCTGGGGTACAGCGCCAGTGAAGGGCGCGTGCGGGCTTACAACGGCAGCGGACGCTCGGGCTACGCCGTCCGCCGGGACTGCTATGCCGGGGAGGAGGCCATTCCCCGGCGGGGTGTGCGCGGCGCCATTACGGTGCCCGGAATGGCGGATAGCTGGGAGGCCGTCCAGCGGGAGTATGGACGGCTGACCCTGGCCGAGGTGCTGGAGCCGGCTATCGGCTACAGCGCCGGGGGCTTTCCGCTGTCGCCGGACCAGCATGGAGGCAGCGTACTGGCCGGAGCCGCGCTGTCGCCTGAAGCGGCGGCGGTGTATCTTCCCGGCGGCCGGATACCGGCGGCGGGAGAGCGGTTTGTGCAGCGGCAGCTGGCCGGGACGCTGCGGGCGCTTGCGGCGGGAGGCCGGGATGCTTTTTATAAGGGGAGCATCGCGGAAGAGATCAGTAATTATATGCAGGCTTCCGGCGGGTACCTGACCCGCGATGATTTCGCGGACCATCAGGGGAGTTGGGAGGAGCCCCTCCAGACGCACTATCATGGGCATACCGTCTATCAGGTTCCACCGAACTCGCAGGGCTTCACCGCGCTCATAGCGCTTAATATCCTGGAGCATTCTAACTTCGCGGAGATCAGGCACGGCTCCTATGAGTATTATCATCAACTGGTGGAGGCGCTGAAGCTGAGCTTCCGTGACCGTGACCAGGTGCTGACCGACCCGTCCTTCAGCAGCATTCCGCTGGACCGTCTGCTGAGTAAGCCCTATGCGGCACAACTCGCGGCGTCAATTTCTCCCCGTAAGGCGCTTGCTCTTAGCAGCGAACCGGTTGGAAGGGATACAGCTTATGCAGCGGTGGTGGATGAAGAGGGCAATGCCGTCTCGTTCATCCAGAGTCTGTATTTCGAATTCGGGTCGGGGGTGATGGCCGGGAATACGGGAATTCTGCTCCAGAACCGCGGGTCCTTCTTCTCGCTTGATCCCGCCCATGTCAATACGCTGGAGCCGCATAAGCGCACCTTCCACACGCTGATGCCGGCGATGGCCTGCCGGGACGGGAAGCCGGCTTATCTCTATGGTACGCAGGGCGGTGAAGGACAACCGCAGACGCAGACCCTGCTGCTCACGCGCATGCTTCACTATGGGATGGACCCGCAGACTGCGGTGAGCGAACCGCGCTTCGTCTGGGGCAGAACCTGGGGGGAGCCGACCCAGGAGCTGCGGATCGAGAACCGGGTAGCGGAATCGGTACGGGCAGAGCTGGCGGAGGCGGGGCATCTTGTCCGTGAGGCACAGAGCTATGACGGGGTGATGGGGCACGCCCATGCTATCTCGATTGATGGCAACGGCTACCGCAGCGGGGGGACGGACCCCCGCTCTGATGGAGCGGCTATCGGGTGGTAGAGGGAATCGCTTACTGAAGGTTTGCCGCGCCCCGATCAGGGTGTAAAGGGGATGCTTAAGGGAGGCATAATTGCAATCTCTACAACTAAATCCTCGGATGTGCCGCCGAATGCTCGGCTTAAACGCAGCTTTATCCCTTACTTGCTCTACTAGAAGAGGGGAAGGCAGAGTGATTAAGAAGATAAGAATAGAATAATCCGGTTGGTCCGGGAGGGAGAGGGTGGAGCACATGATTCTTGATAACCGGCACGGTGCATTCCGGGTCCCGGAGCTGGAGATTCCCGGCAGCGGGCACGGGGCATTGCATGGCCTGACCTTCACGGTAAAAGATGTCTTTGCGGTGGCGGGGCACCGCTCTTCCGCCGGTAACCCGGACTGGCTGCGCAGCCACGAACCGGCGGCCTCTCATGCAACTGCTGTACGCAGACTGCTGGAAGCGGGAGCCACGCTGCAGGGGGCTGCCCATACGGATGAGCTGATGTACAGCCTTGGCGGAGAGAACTATCATTACGGCACCCCGGTGAATCCGCACGGGGAGAACCGGATTCCCGGCGGCTCGTCCAGCGGATCAGCGGTAGCTGTGGCCTCAGGGAGCGTGGATTTTGCCCTCGGTACGGATACGGGCGGCTCTATCCGGGTTCCTTCGGCTTATTGCGGTGTATTCGGCTATCGTCCGACCCACGGGGCGGTATCCTCGGAGGGAGTTATTCCGCTGGCCCCGGCTTTTGACACCGTGGGCTGGATCGCAGTAAGCGCGGAGCTGCTGCTGAAGGTGGGGCGCATTCTGCTCGGGTCTGTGGACAGTGGCGGAGATGCCAGTGACGGGGAGGTTAGGAAGAAGGCGGGCGATCTGCTCGAAACTGTGGACAGTGGCGGAGTTGCCAGTGAAGGGGAGGTTAGGAAGAAGGCAGGCGATCAGCTCAGGTCTGCGGACAGCGGCGTAGTTAACCAGGGCATGGAGTATAGTATGGAGCAGAGCGGCGGTGAGAAGGTAGACAAGTGTGCCAGTGACCTTCGAATGTCCCGGATGTTCACCGCCCCGGAAGGCTGGGCGCTTGTGGAGCAGGACTGTGCAGATTACCTGAGGCGGGGGCTGGACAAGCTTCAGGCCGGCGCTTCGCTACAGGCTGCTGAAGCCGTGGTTGCCCCTGAAGGCTTGAAGACCTGGATGGACGCCTTCCGTGAGCTGCAAGGTGCCGAAATCTGGGCAACCCATGGGGAGTGGATCGGGCGGGAGCAGCCGGTCTTCGGGCCGGATATTGCCGCCCGGTTCGCTTGGGCGGCGGGGCTGGCCGGGGCGGATCACAGCCCGGCCGCTATGCTGCGCAGCCTGCTCACTCAGCGGCTGCGGGAGCTGCTCGGGAAGGACGGCTGTCTCGTCCTTCCGACCGTGCCGGGTCCGGCCCCGCTGCGCGGCGCCGGACCCGGGCAGCTGGAGCGGAGCCGCAGCAGCGCCATGATGCTCAGCTGCCTGGCCGGACTGGCCGGGCTGCCGCAGGTTACGCTGCCGGTGCCCGGCCCCGGCGGACTGCCGCTGGGACTGTCCGTCATCGGCGGGCACGGACAAGATCTCCGGCTCCTGTCATGGATACAGGAGGTATGGAAATAGGATGTTACAGCCCTGGTTCTCTGAACGAAGAGAACCAGGGCTTTTTGCTGATTACCCAATGTATGCGGAAAACAATATCCAATTGTAATCGGAAAACCGATTACATTGGGCGGTGCGAGGACTGACGGAGCGATTGTAATCGGAAAACCGATTACATCGTGCGGCGCGGTGGCAGACAGAGCGATTGTAATCGGAAAACCGATTATATCGGGCGGTGCGAGGACTGACGGAGCGATTGTAATCAGAAAACCGATTACATCGGGTGGCGCGGTGGCAGACGGGGCGATTGTAATCGGAAAACCGATTGCATTGGGCGGTGCGAGGACTGACGGAGCGATTGTAATCGGAAAACCGATTACATCGTGCGGCGCGGTGGCAGACGGGGCGATTGTAATCGGAAAACCGATTACATTGGGCGGTGCGGGGGTGCGTGGGCCAAATTTACGCGAAAGACAGCATCCATTCTTCAGCTGCGAAGATACATGGGCAATTATGCAGCTCCAAGGGACCAAATTAGGGTTACTACCGTTTCATATGTT is a window of Paenibacillus sp. FSL H3-0469 DNA encoding:
- a CDS encoding ABC-F family ATP-binding cassette domain-containing protein — its product is MIISCQNIQKYHGAQLVLSDVTFDIRQGEKIGLIGRNGCGKTTLFHLLSGEERPDQGQLSIRRGSVIGLLAQIQEVNESETVYAVLQRSFAEQLGWQRRLRELEQEMSSSGAGEDEQAWNRLLKEYGTLQEKFEAAGGYELEASIQRVASGLGIGTEQYDRCFSSLSGGEKTKVGLAELLLRRPDILLLDEPTNHLDMEAIEWLEKFLQSYDGTVLAISHDRYFLDAVVKKVIEIEDGEAFTFHTNYSGYQVEKEARLLQQFADYQEQQKKIKQMQESIKRLIEWGKLNPQNVSFPRRAASMQKALDRMVKVKRPILERKSMDLQLQQEDRTGNQVVILDQISKSYGDRRLFSAASDILRYGETTALIGGNGAGKSTLLKIILGQETPDSGICTLASRAVVGYLAQEAVPEEGGHSVLRYFREEAGLEEGEARGQLARFLFYGSDVFKSITNLSGGEWTRLRFAVLMHKRPNLLILDEPTNHLDIDSREALEEALEEFPGTVLAVSHDRYFINRCFGKLWHIDGGRFSSFPGNYEYYKEKQAEAAQRQEMPQPVSSGGGTGKPRSVGGRAEASPSGPASPDRKKRPAASWEQDIAAAEAQLALIDAEMLDPQLSSNAQKLAGLQEMRDAAQQKLDGLYSSWLSEAD
- a CDS encoding PH domain-containing protein, whose product is MAIFNGLLGNATQVELGEVQREYGRILAPNEKIERAYKLVRDMFIFTDKRLILVDKQGMTGKKTEYHSVPYKSITHYSVETAGHFDLDAELCLYISGAGLPLKKTFNKSVDIYEVQAVLSQYILK
- the ggt gene encoding gamma-glutamyltransferase encodes the protein MGRGPVTGTKTMVVSPHYLASAAGAQVLAKGGNAYDAAVAVSAALAVVYPHMTGLGGDAFWLGYSASEGRVRAYNGSGRSGYAVRRDCYAGEEAIPRRGVRGAITVPGMADSWEAVQREYGRLTLAEVLEPAIGYSAGGFPLSPDQHGGSVLAGAALSPEAAAVYLPGGRIPAAGERFVQRQLAGTLRALAAGGRDAFYKGSIAEEISNYMQASGGYLTRDDFADHQGSWEEPLQTHYHGHTVYQVPPNSQGFTALIALNILEHSNFAEIRHGSYEYYHQLVEALKLSFRDRDQVLTDPSFSSIPLDRLLSKPYAAQLAASISPRKALALSSEPVGRDTAYAAVVDEEGNAVSFIQSLYFEFGSGVMAGNTGILLQNRGSFFSLDPAHVNTLEPHKRTFHTLMPAMACRDGKPAYLYGTQGGEGQPQTQTLLLTRMLHYGMDPQTAVSEPRFVWGRTWGEPTQELRIENRVAESVRAELAEAGHLVREAQSYDGVMGHAHAISIDGNGYRSGGTDPRSDGAAIGW
- a CDS encoding amidase family protein; this translates as MILDNRHGAFRVPELEIPGSGHGALHGLTFTVKDVFAVAGHRSSAGNPDWLRSHEPAASHATAVRRLLEAGATLQGAAHTDELMYSLGGENYHYGTPVNPHGENRIPGGSSSGSAVAVASGSVDFALGTDTGGSIRVPSAYCGVFGYRPTHGAVSSEGVIPLAPAFDTVGWIAVSAELLLKVGRILLGSVDSGGDASDGEVRKKAGDLLETVDSGGVASEGEVRKKAGDQLRSADSGVVNQGMEYSMEQSGGEKVDKCASDLRMSRMFTAPEGWALVEQDCADYLRRGLDKLQAGASLQAAEAVVAPEGLKTWMDAFRELQGAEIWATHGEWIGREQPVFGPDIAARFAWAAGLAGADHSPAAMLRSLLTQRLRELLGKDGCLVLPTVPGPAPLRGAGPGQLERSRSSAMMLSCLAGLAGLPQVTLPVPGPGGLPLGLSVIGGHGQDLRLLSWIQEVWK